Below is a window of Ahaetulla prasina isolate Xishuangbanna chromosome 1, ASM2864084v1, whole genome shotgun sequence DNA.
ACTATCACATTAAAAGAGCACAGTTCATTTTCCAATGAGCTCCCTTACCATACAGATTAAGACCTGCTTCTTTGCTGATATAAGTCCTGGGTGATGTTGTACAAGTTAATTCTCCTTGGCGAATGGTCAACCTGCAGAGGAATGGCCACAATCCAGAAATGAAAACCTAAAACCCATCTGCTTGCCCTCTGGAGTGATTCAATTAGGATTCCTTGAAACAATGCCCTGCCTTGGCTTCCCCTGAACTCTAATCTACAGACTACATTTTAAACtcattcagattttaaaaattaatgtgtGGGTTTTTACGGTTAGTCTTTTAATCCTTGCCACCACTCTATGCATCTCCCCTTCACTTTAATAagtggatgagaagctaaattaAGGCACACTCAGAGCATCATTATAGAAGCCAGCAGTTGATTATTGATTAGATATGTCTTGACTGAAGGGAATGTTTAACCCCTTTTTTAGGAAAACATCTTCACAAGACACCCAAGACCTATATAGCCAGAACACACAGTTTTTAGCACAGTTAAGAACTAACACTTGTAAAATCAACATTTCCCCCATCCCGATGTATAGCACATCCCAATTCATCCAACCACAGCCTGGAAGAAAGATACTTCCAGAATTAGTATAAACAACTTTATTCATGAGGTCATAATTATCTTCCTCTTAAAGAAAATCTAAAGATACCAGGGCTACCACCAAGTAAGCTCTTTTTTTGAGATTTActgaattaactttttttttttttttggcaaatgaGAGGAAAGTAAAATTCTGACACCTTATCATGCTCATAGAGATGCAAATCATTCTTCACTTAGACTAATCCTAAATTATTTAGGGCAAGGATGAATAGCTTTCTCCTACTTGTGGGGAACTTTATATTATTGTGTTTGGTTAACTTTTCAAAATAGAGCTTCCTGATATTAAGAgaggacgatagatagatagatagatagatagatagatagatagatagatagatagatagatagatagatagatagatagatagatagatgatagagctagagatagagatagagatgatagagattgttaaattcgggcaataacgaggcaggagaccaggatagtgacaacagctctttactatatggtgaacccagcggctcgggctgggaaaaccctctctttatatacagtttagccagaggcttcatccaatcagcaacgtgctttttccgctcagttttccctccaaaactcttaaagatacattacactccttccctcccagagaacactttaccaatatttacatagaattaacatcttatttttctacgtaatcacgcaagtagactgggcgtctcctgactctttcggacctgcgcaattcattttctgggagtgagtcgagctgaccggagggactgtttgttcctctcagctcctcctctaggccatccggccctggattatttgcagagtcgtccctgctgtcttcaggaggaaccggttggcgtcgctggacctcctggaactcagataagtcccgcgtttgccccgggtttgagtcagctgtggattcaaacattggatagtcagggcctgtttcgtctgattctgatttaccggttatgcgtttccttatttggtctatgtggcgcttccatacccggccatcctctatctctactagatatgattttggtcctgttatctctaggatttttcctgctaaccaggtcgggccctcgctgtagttgtgtgcccacactaggtcgcctactgccatccctcttgttttaccgtgtgcccctttgtaaccgtctggtgtgtagtttgggtttaaacggtctagtgggcacctaagcttccgacccattaatagctctgccgggctgcggccagttgttacacagggggttctgtgttggactgctaggaatgtatcgatttttgtttgccaatcgcctggcctgattctggacaatgcttcctttgcgctccgaacgaaacgttctgcaaggccgttcgtcgcagggtggaaaggcgccgagaggacatgccggatgccctcctctgccaagtacccctcaaactgggttgccgtgaattgcgggccgttatcggagactaaagtgtcgggcaacccgtgggttacaaataggtgccgtaggactgaaatcacggcctcggctgtcatggatctcatgagaatgatttccagccatttggagtaggcatcgactactaccagaaaggtttggccgtggaagggaccggcaaaatcgatatggatcctagaccaagggccctggggtctctcccattcccgaatcggggccgttgggggtagcggtctggactcctggcaggcctggcatttccctaccctttcagcaatttccgtgtccattaagggccaccacacatagcttctcgctagacccttcattctcacgatccctgggtggccttcgtgaaggagctccaataccttttccctcaatttctccgggatcaccactcgatccccccatagcaggcaccccccttgagctgagagttccccacgttttttacaaactctttaaaccgctcgcccggggcagcgggccaacctctttgtacccaaccaattatagtccttattgtaatgtccttgtacgaagcgcgagccacctctttggatgtgactgggccggagtccaaagagtcaattagcagaccTGGTGtcgccggagtggggtcttcgatagtctctggtaacgggcatctgctcagggcgtccgcatgccctaattccttccctggccggtgtagtagtttgtaagaatacgccgctaggaagatagtccatctggtcagtctgggcgaaagtgccacgggcgttgggcggtcgcctgccaacaggcctagcaaaggtctatggtccgtgatgatttcgaaatcacgaccaaatacatattcatggaatttctttactccggagactatagccaaggcttccctatctagctggctataattcctttcagctgatgacattgttcgggagtaatatgcaataggggcttctgtgccatttggcaacctgtggctgagcacagcccccaccccatagggagatgcatcgcagcttaacactaatggcagcgtgccattgtattggataaggaggctatcaccgataggagattctttacccttcgaatgccctagcttccgcctttccccaagaccatgcagccgtctttgctagtaatttatgaagcggctcggctactgttgccttatttcttaaaaataccgcgtagaaattgaccagacctaagaatgcctgcaactccgttttgttctttggaaccggggccttcctgatggcccgtaccttgctttcagtggggtgaatccctttcctgtctatccggtagcccaggaattccacagattcaaccccgatctggcatttgttcagtttaactgtgagaccggcagaccggaaaatgcccaaaacttttcgcagccttacccctaattcctctagattctcagcggataccagtacatcgtcaaagtatggtaccacccctggtagtccctgcaatagccgctccattaggttctgaaataaccctggagccacactaaccccaaactgtaaccgggtacacttaaaagcccctctgtgagtcacaattgtctgcgcttcggctgtgctgctatctacaggcagctgttgataggcttgggccaagtctagcttggcagaaacctgcccttgccccattgtgTGCAGTAAGGGCTGTAcccccggacgggtaagcactctttgcaacgctttgttgcgttgccttatagtcagcgcaaatccggaccgacccgtccggtttgactggggtgactatagggtctcccacttagcatggtcaactggcactagaattccctggtttactagcttgtccagttcccggtcaatcctgggctttaggctaaccggaccctcctagcctttaaacgaataggggcaacttgtgggtctaagttaaaagaaataggggtccccgtgtacttgcccaggcagtctctgaaaacgtccccaaattccttcatgagtgcgtctttgaggttgacttcgtttctgaagattccagtcactcccatgcccaatgctcggaaccagtccagtcccaacaagcttggcagggtcccatcgactatggtgatgggcagagttttcttgtattgtccatactcgacgtggacggacgttacccctcgaacagggatgcgattcccttggtagtcttgtacctttaagttctgtggtttcagcttgcgctttgcgatggcgggtaaggctttcacgagagtgtcccaggacatgatcgtgatcgctgagccggtgtccacctccaatcggcacggcaccccctcaatctttgttttcgtaaagatttttttttctaggcgtgttgctgcgtgacccactctcacgacagtctgattcaacttcgcgccttttttgaattgaccaatcacgggccgcttcgccgttcccgcgctctggttggtcagtttgaatttttggcgggaaggttggggtgctcgacagacctgtgctatgtgccccttcctttcgcaccgccgacaagtcgcatccttaaatttgcattgttgtcgttggtgttgccctccacaactcgcgcagtcaccccggtcttctttctccggcctcccggtgtggaagactccttcctcctcctcaccgtccgactcggcctggacctcttcattgtggaccggggttgatttcgcaccagccgttggtgcgacctgcttttgtagggtttccgccgcttgggtagacatctcatgagccctggcttcatccaaggcgtttgccagcgtcaagttgcttttggacagcagccgccgcaaacggatgtccctgaccccacgaatgagttgctccagcaatgcctcttccaagtctcggtactcgcaatggttcgtggctttcctcagggctgccatgtatacgctgatggactcgccctcttgctgcctcgcTCCTGAATTCGtgccgttgcacatacttggacggcgttggtgcataatgggctttcaatacggtctgtagagtctgccacggcaccgattgtacggcgttggctcgccaacgattctgcggtgtcgaaaacctctggaccgcagtggctcaggaaatacgctcgcttcctgttgtctgagactccttgaagttcgttcgcctcgaggaaacactcgaaacgagccatgtatgacccccatttttccttagctgggtcgaatggcgctggcggtgtgtagctggacatcgctgctttccgccccttgtttgctgggttcgcgtcttcctggtgaattcagcttttttccctggcgctcctagcctcaagatcccaccttcgtcgccagtgttaaattcgggcaataacgaggcaggagaccaggatagtgacaacagctctttactatatggtgaacccagcggctcgggctgggaaaaccctctctttatatacagtttagccagaggcttcatccaatcagcaacgtgctttttcccgctcagttttccctccaaaactcttaaagatacattacagagatgatagagatgatagagatagagatatatgtaGGTTCTATTGGTTATACTGTTACAGTTAAATTTTCCCCTGATTTGGAAATTTTGgggctttctttttcccttcttgtttttcttttctgtgtcTTCAAATATGTAGCCTCTATTTCTTCAGATATATCTGAGATAACATGAATAGGTGGAATAAGGAGAACTTATTTTGTTAACATTTAAACAAGTAACCAAATTAACTTGTTTGATTTAATACTAActtaaaaacatatatttataaACCTATCATTTTGACAGACGGAGGTTCCCCTAGAGCTAGGAATCTCTGATTTTTCCACCCATATCTCTCAATCCTTTTCTtctc
It encodes the following:
- the LOC131200139 gene encoding uncharacterized protein K02A2.6-like encodes the protein MKTGVLGPITLSLPKPYHRVIVVRKIGEKNHISSAQGGCLLWGDRVVIPEKLREKVLELLHEGHPGIVRMKGLARSYVWWPLMDTEIAERVGKCQACQESRPLPPTAPIREWERPQGPWSRIHIDFAGPFHGQTFLVVVDAYSKWLEIILMRSMTAEAVISVLRHLFVTHGLPDTLVSDNGPQFTATQFEGYLAEEGIRHVLSAPFHPATNGLAERFVRSAKEALSRIRPGDWQTKIDTFLAVQHRTPCVTTGRSPAELLMGRKLRCPLDRLNPNYTPDGYKGAHGKTRGMAVGDLVWAHNYSEGPTWLAGKILEITGPKSYLVEIEDGRVWKRHIDQIRKRITGKSESDETGPDYPMFESTADSNPGQTRDLSEFQEVQRRQPVPPEDSRDDSANNPGPDGLEEELRGTNSPSGQLDSLPENELRRSERVRRRPVYLRDYVEK